ACATCTCGATAGGCACGTCGTCGGGAACCGTCCCGATGATTCCGTTCATCCCCGGGATCGACGCCGAGTCACCGATCAGCAGGTAGCCGGCCGGCTGCTCGTCGGGTGTGTCGAACCGCGACGAGCCCATCAGCGACATGACCGCGATGGTGGCGCCTGGCTCGACGGTGCGCGCCCACTTCGACGCCGGACCGGCGGGATCGTGCAGCACGACATCGACCGCGAAACGGCCGGCGGGGACGTCGGCCTCGGAGATCGTGTAGGCCCGCTGGAATTCGGTACTCGACCCGTCCGGGTCCGGAAACCAGAACCGCAGCCACGCGGCGGGCTCGGCCTCCGCGTCTTCGAAAAGGGTGGCCGACTCCATCCGGATCCGCACGAAATGTGGTGCGATCTGCACGGTTTCGAGCACTGTCGCGGTGTGATCGCGCGCGCCGAAACCCCGCAGTATCGCGCCCTGGAACCCGCGTGCCATCGGCGGTCCTCTCCCGCGGCGAGCTCCGCCACGCCAAATTACCCGAAAACTAAGGGTTGCCTTACCATAGTACCCTCGGCGGCCCGGTCGAGGCGCGGTGGTCGGGTGCACGGATACGCGGCTGAAACGCCGGAGTGCGCAAGGGGGGACTCGAACCCCCACGTCCGAAGACACTGGAACCTAAATCCAGCGCGTCTACCAATTCCGCCACTCGCGCCTGGGCCTAGCGATCTTACCGCCCCGCGGCCGAGCAAATGCCACACTCAGCGGCCAAAGGCGGGTGCATTGCGTGGGCAGGCTAGTAGGACAGCGCTATTCAGGTGTGCTCAGGGATTCGAGTGTGCGTCGCGGCGGCTTGGAATCGGCGTGTCACCACCCTCGGCGCACACTGAACGCCAAACACGCACACGCGACGCGGCTGGTAGGCGCGATCTAGCACGTGCCCTGGGTAACGCACACTCGACCGCGAATTTGGCATGCCTAACCTAACCCAGAAATCATGCTCGGGTAAGCTCAGCAAACGATGAACGGAGCCGCCCCACGCACCCAGACCGACGACCCGTCGACGCAGGTACTGAAGCGAGAGCGCAAGGACCTACCCGAAGGGGTACGGCGCATCGGCCGGCTTCCGGTCCCCGTGCTGGAGCCCCCATATTCGCTGCGTGCCGCGGTAAGCGACGACGCGGAGATGGTGTCGGAGTGGATGAACCGCCCGCATCTCGCCGAGGCGTGGGAGTACGCCTGGCCGGCGTGCCGCTGGCGTCAGCACATCGACGCGCAGCTCGAGGGGACCTATTCGCTGCCGTTGATCGGAACTCTGCGCGGCGAAGAGTGCGCATACCTCGAGATCTATTGGGCAGCAAAGGATATGATCTCGCATCACTACGACGCCCAGCCCTATGACGTGGGTTTACACGCGGCCATCGCGGATCTGGCCCTGGTCAACCGCGGCTTCGGCCCGCGACTTCTGCCGCGCATCATGACCAGCGTGTTCGCGCAGGAACCGCGCTGCGGCCGGATCATGTTCGACCCCGATCACCGCAACACCACCGTCCGCCGCCTGTGCGAGTACGTCGGTTGCCGTTCACTCGGTGAACACGACGCGCCAAATCGGCGCATGGTGCTCTACGCGTTGGAGCGTCCTACCCAGTCCTCGTAGCCGGCGTGGTCGGCTTTCATGCCGGCCGCCACCAATTCCCAGAGGACTTCGTCGGTGCCGCCGCCGACCCGGGCCAGCTTCATGTCTCGCCATACCCTGCCAAGGGGTGTTTCGTCGACGAGATAACCCGACCCACCGAAGATGTGCATACACTCGCCGATGACTTCTTCGCCGAGGCGAGCCGCGGTGACCTTGATGCCCGCGGCAGCACGCAGATCCAGCCGCCCCTGGGCAGCGATGCCATGCAGCGCGTAACGCAGCTGATCGACTCGTGCCTGCAGGTCCGCCATCCGCAGCCGCAACGCCTGGTGCTCGAACAGCGTGTTGCCGAACTGACGCCGAGTCATCATGCGGGCCAAGGTAATTCCGATCACCCGCTGACATGAGGCCGCGATCTGACCGGCAATCGACATCCGCTCGTGCGCCAATCCCCAACTGATCGCTGCCAGCCCGGTGCCGGCCCGAGCTACCATTGCGTCGGCCGGAACCCAGGTATCGATGTGGACAGCCGCGGTGTCCAGCGGCCCCGCACCCACCTTGTCGTAGGGCTGCTGCACGTTGACATGGGTGGTCGGCACCGCCACCACCACGACGTTGCCGTGCCGGCTGGACGCGTCGTGGTCGACGCTGCGCGCTACGACCATGATGTGGTCGGCGATCGGAGAAAGTGATACGAACTTCTTGATGCCGCGGACTTCGAAACCGCCGTCACGCGACCGAACCTCGGTCTCGACGATCTGTAGATCCGATCCGCCGGATTCTTCCGAGGCACCGATGCAGAGCACCGCCTCGCCGCGAATCGCCTTCTCGCAGATGTCTTTCAGGTAGTCCGACTTACCGAACCGGCGCAGCACCGCGATGGCCGAATCGTGCAGGCTGACACCCACTCCGATACCGGCGGAGGCCAGGTGTCCCAACGCGAGAGCGAGCTCCACGAGCTTGTTGACATCGGGCTGGGCTTGGTCAGTCCACTTGGCGGTGAAGACACCGCTTGCCCCCAGATGCTCGATCAGCTTGCGCGGAAAGCGTTGCTGCGCCTCGGCTTCGGCCGTCCACTCGGTGACGCGGTCGTCGAATGCCTTGGCCAGCAGCGCACGATAATCCGGATCGAACACGGTTTGGCTTGTCGTAGTCATGTCAGTCCACCAGCTCGAGTGTTCGCCGCACTTCCAGCCGGCGCAATTTGCCCGAGGAGGTGCGCGGCAGCGACCCCGGCGACATCAAGACCACGTCGGCCGGCACGATTCCACACACCGACGCAATGCGCTGAATCACTTCGGTGCGGGCCTGCGTCTGGTTGTCGCCACGGAACTCGGCCGCGACGACCAGGCCGGGCCGCGCGGTCCGCTCGCCGGTGCCCAGGGCAACCACGCAGCCTTCGCGCACACCGCTGACTTGGGCCGCGATCAGCTCGATCTCCGTCGGGAAGATGTTGCGTCCGGCAATCGAAATGACTTCCTTGGCTCGACCGCACACGACGAGGCCGCCGTCGTCGAAAAAGCCCAAATCGCCTGTCGGGAACCAGTCCTCGCGATCGATGGGCGGATGTCCCAGGTAACCGTCCATCATCGACGTACCGCGAATCTCGATCTCGCCGATCTCGCGGTCGGTCGTCTCGGAGTAGCGATCGCTGCTGAGCACCCGGATCTGCATGCCGGGAATCGGATCGCCCAGGACGGCGTATCTGTGTGAACCGCTGGCGTCGGAGACGGTGGCGAATCGCAACCCCGTGCCGGCCTTCGGTATGGCTACCGCGCAGGTGGACTCGGCGAGCCCGTACGACGGCGCAGGCGCTCCTGCATCAAAGCCGAACGGCGCCATGGCATCTGCGAACCGCTGGAACCCTTCGCAGTCCACCGGCTCGCCGCCGTTGAGCGCCACCCGCAGTGCACCCAGATCGACATCGGATACCAGCGACGCGTACTTACCGAGGATGTTGTAGGCCAAATTGGGCGCGGCGGTCAATGTCGCACGGCTTTCCGACAGCCACTTCAGCCAATTGAACGGCGACGCG
The DNA window shown above is from Mycobacterium sp. Aquia_216 and carries:
- the mbtM gene encoding long-chain-fatty acid--ACP ligase MbtM, translated to MSELAAAITRSMRTANSEMAVFDKETSQWQRRTWPEVHGLAEGIAAWLLDHDRPAAVGLVGEPTVEFIAAIQGTWLTGAAISILPGPVRGADLRHWAESTLARFAGIGVGAVLSHGSHLESLQAVAPANIAVGNLATAARTNRSASLSHAETTGPAILQGTAGSTGSPKTAMISPDAVLSNIRGLDQRFGFDPSNDTICSWLPLFHDMGLACVLSAVLSGFPLWLASPAAFSASPFNWLKWLSESRATLTAAPNLAYNILGKYASLVSDVDLGALRVALNGGEPVDCEGFQRFADAMAPFGFDAGAPAPSYGLAESTCAVAIPKAGTGLRFATVSDASGSHRYAVLGDPIPGMQIRVLSSDRYSETTDREIGEIEIRGTSMMDGYLGHPPIDREDWFPTGDLGFFDDGGLVVCGRAKEVISIAGRNIFPTEIELIAAQVSGVREGCVVALGTGERTARPGLVVAAEFRGDNQTQARTEVIQRIASVCGIVPADVVLMSPGSLPRTSSGKLRRLEVRRTLELVD
- the mbtN gene encoding mycobactin biosynthesis acyl-ACP dehydrogenase MbtN; this encodes MTTTSQTVFDPDYRALLAKAFDDRVTEWTAEAEAQQRFPRKLIEHLGASGVFTAKWTDQAQPDVNKLVELALALGHLASAGIGVGVSLHDSAIAVLRRFGKSDYLKDICEKAIRGEAVLCIGASEESGGSDLQIVETEVRSRDGGFEVRGIKKFVSLSPIADHIMVVARSVDHDASSRHGNVVVVAVPTTHVNVQQPYDKVGAGPLDTAAVHIDTWVPADAMVARAGTGLAAISWGLAHERMSIAGQIAASCQRVIGITLARMMTRRQFGNTLFEHQALRLRMADLQARVDQLRYALHGIAAQGRLDLRAAAGIKVTAARLGEEVIGECMHIFGGSGYLVDETPLGRVWRDMKLARVGGGTDEVLWELVAAGMKADHAGYEDWVGRSNA
- a CDS encoding GNAT family N-acetyltransferase, which encodes MNGAAPRTQTDDPSTQVLKRERKDLPEGVRRIGRLPVPVLEPPYSLRAAVSDDAEMVSEWMNRPHLAEAWEYAWPACRWRQHIDAQLEGTYSLPLIGTLRGEECAYLEIYWAAKDMISHHYDAQPYDVGLHAAIADLALVNRGFGPRLLPRIMTSVFAQEPRCGRIMFDPDHRNTTVRRLCEYVGCRSLGEHDAPNRRMVLYALERPTQSS